One stretch of Chitinophaga pendula DNA includes these proteins:
- a CDS encoding SRPBCC family protein: MSNNSVSLHRVLKTSPEKVYRAFTEALAIAAWLPPYGFLCTVHEMEVKVGGTFKMSFTNFTTGNGHSFGGKYVALKPNEFLKYTDIFDDPNLPGEMITTVSLRKTIAGTEIKVTQEGIPAAIPVEMCYLGWQDSLDKLTRLVEPEIPDA, from the coding sequence ATGTCAAATAATAGTGTTTCATTGCACAGAGTGCTTAAAACGTCACCGGAGAAAGTATACCGTGCCTTTACAGAAGCGTTGGCGATTGCTGCGTGGTTGCCACCGTATGGTTTTCTTTGTACGGTTCATGAAATGGAGGTAAAGGTGGGAGGCACCTTTAAGATGTCATTCACCAACTTTACCACGGGTAATGGTCATTCATTCGGCGGTAAATATGTAGCGCTCAAGCCTAATGAGTTTTTGAAGTATACAGATATTTTCGATGATCCTAATTTGCCAGGTGAGATGATCACTACGGTATCGTTGCGTAAGACGATTGCTGGTACTGAAATTAAGGTGACCCAGGAAGGTATTCCTGCGGCTATCCCTGTAGAGATGTGTTATTTGGGTTGGCAGGATTCTTTGGATAAATTAACGAGAC
- a CDS encoding beta-ketoacyl-[acyl-carrier-protein] synthase family protein: protein MPIIEDLPTTRVVITGMGVVAPNGCGLNAFAEGIAAGTSGVRLIPQLQEWKQGCQVAGMPEFDDTVLTPFFTENALRHLNSSSIKYGCAAAVEAWADAGLTISKETMDWDTGCIFGTMASDLNVIRELIQRIEAHEYRKMGTRFIEQIMFSGTSAYIAGLLGVGNMVSSNSSACSTGLEAIVMSYNRIKHGYAKRMVAGSSESASPYMWAAADAMGVLGRKSNDKPEAASRPMSATASGFIPAAGGGALILEELETALQRGARIYAEIKGGAITSGGQRNGGTMTAPNMQGVQRCISDAITASQIDPNSVDLICGHLTSTFADKVEIGSWVEALGRKGSSFPYINSLKSMTGHCMGGAGSVESIAAILQLHHQFIHPSINCEDPHPEITALIDPSLIPVKKLDHAVNTVMKASFGFGDVNSCIVFSKY, encoded by the coding sequence ATGCCCATAATAGAGGACCTGCCAACAACACGGGTTGTAATAACAGGGATGGGAGTGGTTGCACCCAATGGATGCGGGCTGAATGCATTCGCAGAAGGTATAGCCGCTGGCACTTCCGGTGTGCGGCTCATCCCTCAGTTGCAAGAATGGAAACAAGGTTGTCAGGTAGCAGGAATGCCCGAGTTTGATGATACTGTACTTACACCTTTTTTCACCGAGAATGCTTTAAGACACCTCAACAGCAGCTCTATTAAATATGGCTGTGCTGCCGCGGTCGAAGCCTGGGCAGACGCTGGTTTAACAATCAGTAAGGAAACGATGGATTGGGACACCGGATGCATCTTTGGTACCATGGCCAGTGATTTGAACGTTATCCGCGAGCTGATACAACGTATAGAAGCACATGAATACCGTAAGATGGGTACCCGTTTTATTGAGCAGATCATGTTTAGCGGTACCAGCGCTTACATCGCTGGTTTGCTGGGCGTCGGTAATATGGTGTCTTCCAATTCGTCCGCGTGCTCAACAGGTCTGGAAGCTATTGTCATGTCTTACAATCGCATAAAACATGGCTATGCCAAAAGGATGGTAGCCGGAAGCAGCGAGTCTGCCAGCCCTTATATGTGGGCTGCTGCTGATGCAATGGGCGTGCTGGGTCGTAAATCCAACGATAAGCCAGAAGCGGCATCCCGTCCGATGAGCGCAACAGCATCAGGATTCATTCCAGCTGCCGGCGGGGGGGCACTGATCCTTGAAGAGCTGGAAACAGCCTTGCAACGCGGCGCCCGTATCTATGCAGAGATCAAAGGTGGTGCCATTACATCCGGCGGTCAAAGGAACGGCGGTACCATGACGGCTCCCAATATGCAGGGGGTACAACGCTGCATATCTGATGCTATTACCGCCAGCCAGATAGACCCGAATTCAGTAGACCTTATCTGCGGACACCTGACATCCACCTTTGCAGATAAAGTGGAGATAGGCAGTTGGGTAGAAGCATTAGGCAGAAAAGGCTCGTCATTTCCATATATCAACTCGCTGAAGTCAATGACCGGCCACTGTATGGGAGGAGCAGGATCTGTGGAATCCATCGCGGCGATATTACAATTACATCATCAATTTATACACCCGAGCATTAACTGCGAAGATCCTCATCCCGAAATAACGGCATTGATCGATCCTTCCCTTATACCTGTAAAAAAACTGGACCACGCGGTCAATACCGTTATGAAAGCCAGTTTTGGTTTCGGGGACGTTAATTCCTGTATTGTATTTTCTAAATATTAA
- a CDS encoding acyl carrier protein: MERNELLNEFKTLLRPYVTDKEVLEDFDEQTHLTNDLHINSAHVIDVVLDVENAFDILIDDASFEKITTVGSCIDLIIEKTAEKLQ; this comes from the coding sequence ATGGAACGCAATGAGCTCCTGAATGAGTTCAAAACTCTTTTACGCCCTTATGTTACAGATAAAGAAGTGCTGGAAGATTTTGATGAACAAACCCACCTGACCAATGATCTTCATATTAATTCAGCACACGTAATAGATGTCGTACTGGATGTAGAGAACGCATTTGATATTCTGATAGATGACGCGTCTTTCGAAAAAATAACTACCGTAGGTTCGTGTATCGACCTGATCATAGAAAAAACAGCAGAAAAACTTCAATGA
- a CDS encoding beta-ketoacyl-[acyl-carrier-protein] synthase family protein: MKRVVITGMGVIAPNGCGLPAFTQAIRNGKSGIRQIPQLEEWHQGCQVAGIPAFDDSILSQYFTENTTRALKSTSIKYGCVAAIEAWLDAGLVVGNEQPDWDTGCIFGTASSDLGVVREMLGRIDALEYRKLGSRFTEQTMFSGVSAYVGGLLGLGNQVSSNCSACSTGTEAILLGYERIRFGYAKRMVVGSCEASSPHIWGTFDAMGVLNRKFNHRPEAASRPMSATAGGFIPAGGGGALIIEDLDTALQRGAKIYAEISGGAVTCGGQRNGGTMTASNIAGVQRCIADALSNSHITPSSVDLICGHLTSTFADKLEVRNWAEVLNRSGKDFPYINSLKSMIGHCLGGAGSIESIAAILQLHHQFVHPSINCEDLHPEIASLIDPSRIPDKEKPSAVNTVMKASFGFGDVNSCIVFNNYQQ; encoded by the coding sequence ATGAAAAGAGTTGTAATAACCGGAATGGGCGTCATTGCTCCGAACGGTTGCGGGTTGCCTGCGTTCACGCAGGCCATCCGCAATGGCAAATCTGGTATCCGGCAGATTCCCCAGCTCGAGGAATGGCATCAGGGATGTCAGGTAGCCGGTATACCAGCATTTGATGACAGTATACTATCGCAGTATTTTACGGAGAACACTACCCGGGCCTTAAAAAGTACGTCTATTAAATATGGTTGTGTAGCGGCGATAGAGGCGTGGCTGGATGCCGGACTGGTTGTTGGCAACGAACAACCAGACTGGGATACCGGTTGCATTTTTGGTACCGCCTCCAGTGATCTGGGAGTAGTACGGGAGATGCTGGGCCGGATCGACGCGTTGGAATACAGGAAACTCGGCTCCCGGTTTACAGAACAGACAATGTTCAGCGGTGTCAGCGCATACGTAGGTGGCCTGCTGGGATTGGGTAACCAGGTATCTTCTAACTGTTCTGCCTGCTCAACAGGAACAGAAGCTATTCTACTAGGATATGAGCGGATCCGGTTTGGTTATGCCAAACGGATGGTGGTTGGGAGCTGTGAAGCTTCCAGTCCTCACATATGGGGAACATTTGATGCAATGGGAGTGCTGAACCGTAAATTCAATCATCGCCCTGAGGCCGCCTCACGTCCAATGAGTGCTACCGCGGGAGGGTTTATTCCTGCCGGTGGTGGCGGCGCGCTGATCATTGAAGACCTGGATACAGCCCTCCAGAGAGGTGCCAAGATCTATGCAGAAATCAGCGGCGGGGCCGTTACCTGCGGAGGACAGCGGAATGGCGGCACGATGACCGCTTCCAATATAGCAGGAGTACAGCGTTGTATCGCGGATGCACTTTCCAACAGCCACATCACGCCGTCTTCAGTAGACCTGATCTGCGGACACCTGACCTCCACCTTCGCAGATAAACTGGAAGTACGCAACTGGGCAGAGGTATTAAACAGGAGCGGCAAGGATTTTCCTTATATCAACTCATTGAAGTCTATGATCGGTCACTGTCTGGGGGGAGCCGGCTCCATCGAATCAATCGCAGCCATTCTGCAATTACATCATCAGTTCGTTCATCCCAGTATTAACTGTGAAGACCTGCATCCTGAAATAGCTTCCCTTATAGACCCTTCCCGTATACCGGACAAAGAAAAACCTTCTGCAGTCAATACGGTGATGAAAGCTAGCTTTGGGTTTGGTGATGTTAATTCCTGTATCGTATTCAACAACTATCAGCAATAG
- a CDS encoding 4'-phosphopantetheinyl transferase superfamily protein — MSIGNDIVYLSDERSIDRYKEVRFVQKVLTAEEISLIASIDDKHTFLWFLWSLKEAAYKYCKRLHPTLQFSPLKFSVDGFIAPHPSLLLPSDMLPLLQGNGFDTLPVLHARVRTPFSLLATRSIFTSEYVFSVACKDDHAFDNVSWGVKNIAGTDHFTQSAMVRKFLSDHMLQQGSIPRDATFYFSKNTAQYPELYINDSRHDSLISFTHDHSFIGYAMLSDTNS, encoded by the coding sequence ATGTCAATAGGGAACGATATTGTTTACTTATCTGACGAGCGAAGTATTGACCGTTACAAGGAAGTTCGCTTCGTACAAAAGGTGCTAACTGCTGAAGAGATTTCCCTGATCGCTTCCATAGACGACAAACATACTTTCCTATGGTTCCTGTGGTCGTTAAAAGAAGCTGCTTACAAATATTGTAAGCGATTGCATCCGACATTGCAGTTTTCTCCATTGAAGTTTTCAGTGGACGGCTTTATTGCTCCGCATCCTTCGCTTTTGTTGCCAAGCGATATGCTGCCCCTGCTACAAGGAAATGGTTTTGATACCCTGCCAGTACTGCATGCGAGGGTCCGGACCCCGTTCTCTTTACTGGCCACACGGTCCATTTTCACTAGTGAATATGTATTCAGCGTGGCCTGTAAAGATGATCACGCATTCGACAATGTAAGCTGGGGCGTTAAAAATATCGCAGGCACAGATCACTTCACACAATCTGCTATGGTCAGGAAATTCCTGTCCGACCATATGTTGCAGCAGGGTTCCATTCCCCGGGATGCCACATTCTATTTCTCAAAAAATACGGCCCAATATCCCGAACTCTATATTAACGACAGCAGACACGATTCACTTATTTCTTTTACCCATGATCATTCTTTCATAGGGTATGCCATGTTATCGGACACTAATAGCTAA
- a CDS encoding aminoglycoside 6-adenylyltransferase, with translation MASNQEQIINSIREWAVRNKDIDFILITGSNGNDGRLPDAYSDIDVIVFCKRSPYYRTNSEWLSEIAEPVSYFHWPATRNLSKIYFANGVCLDIGFISTHHLAWGKRYAFIRKYKPLYRLIPRIVRGKVEALFNEFSYQIHRGYYPLIDKGDHESKMKYAREVFAYKKAKSFEIERLHQSVNQFWQYALQMAVKLQRKEFFTAKFECDHIMKKELLYIIEMYTKSIQGEAFETWHKGRYIEQWAAPFITAQLPGVYGRYEEEDAWKSLMAMIELFSELSHSLITQYPEAGCQNPERYFREWIADVRKNAV, from the coding sequence AAATAAGGATATCGATTTTATACTCATTACCGGCTCTAATGGTAATGATGGGAGACTGCCGGATGCCTATTCCGATATCGACGTTATTGTGTTTTGTAAACGTTCCCCGTACTACAGGACCAATAGTGAATGGTTGTCAGAAATAGCGGAACCGGTGTCTTACTTTCACTGGCCGGCGACAAGGAACCTGTCCAAGATATATTTCGCCAATGGCGTATGCCTGGATATAGGATTTATCAGCACGCACCATCTTGCCTGGGGAAAACGTTATGCATTTATTAGGAAGTATAAACCGCTTTACCGGTTAATACCTCGTATTGTACGGGGAAAAGTGGAGGCGTTATTTAACGAATTTTCCTATCAGATACATCGGGGATATTATCCGCTGATAGACAAAGGCGATCACGAATCAAAAATGAAATATGCCCGCGAAGTATTCGCTTATAAGAAGGCTAAATCCTTTGAGATCGAGCGATTACATCAATCTGTGAACCAGTTCTGGCAGTATGCCTTACAAATGGCGGTCAAATTGCAGCGAAAAGAGTTCTTTACGGCCAAGTTTGAGTGTGATCATATCATGAAAAAGGAGTTGCTGTATATCATCGAAATGTATACGAAAAGTATACAAGGAGAAGCATTTGAGACCTGGCATAAAGGCAGGTATATAGAACAATGGGCGGCCCCTTTTATCACAGCGCAATTGCCGGGTGTTTATGGCCGTTATGAAGAAGAAGACGCCTGGAAAAGCCTGATGGCCATGATTGAACTATTTAGCGAGCTTAGCCACTCGTTGATAACGCAATATCCGGAAGCAGGATGCCAGAACCCCGAAAGATATTTCCGGGAATGGATAGCTGATGTCAGGAAAAATGCCGTTTAG